The proteins below are encoded in one region of Sphaerodactylus townsendi isolate TG3544 linkage group LG06, MPM_Stown_v2.3, whole genome shotgun sequence:
- the LOC125435342 gene encoding urotensin-2 receptor-like has translation MTAELIEEASWSNFSDDGRLGEESPVTGVLGAVLIIMCLFGMTGNIYILVVAFSGLASRCTGSLCVYVINLALADLLYLSTIPFVVCTYFAHDWFFGDLGCRILLSLDLLTMHASIFLLTTMSLERYWAVARPLRTRWAGKSYRKLASVTVWLLSLLLTVPMMVMIQQREGISHKHICFPTWTPDAFRVYLTILFSTSILGPGLVLGMVYSCLAWAYWTSVKVMQPQVVGRVLKQKLFSRIFSIIVAYWACFVPFWAWQLAKLYWSDDLEIGPTTQAYLNFGVTCLTYGNSCINPFLYTLLTRNYHEYMAARGRERQVLFRRRRHEESEAECIPTAQSLCCHKEECLKEGGKGK, from the coding sequence ATGACGGCAGAGCTCATTGAAGAAGCTTCATGGAGCAACTTCTCGGATGATGGCAGGCTTGGAGAGGAAAGTCCTGTCACGGGAGTCTTGGGCGCAGTCCTCATCATTATGTGTCTGTTTGGGATGACAGGGAATATTTATATACTGGTGGTGGCATTTAGTGGCTTGGCTAGTCGCTGCACAGGatcattgtgtgtgtatgtaatcaACTTGGCCTTGGCTGATTTACTCTACCTTTCCACTATCCCCTTTGTGGTGTGCACATATTTTGCCCATGACTGGTTCTTTGGGGATTTGGGCTGCAGGATTTTGCTCAGTTTGGACCTGCTCACCATGCATGCTAGCATTTTCTTGTTGACCACAATGAGCTTGGAGCGTTACTGGGCAGTGGCTAGGCCGTTGAGGACCAGATGGGCTGGAAAGAGCTACCGCAAACTTGCCAGTGTAACTGTATGGCTTCTTTCATTGTTGCTTACTGTACCCATGATGGTCATGATCCAGCAGCGGGAAGGAATCAGCCACAAGCATATCTGCTTTCCCACATGGACTCCAGATGCTTTCCGAGTTTACCTAACAATTCTGTTCAGTACAAGCATCCTAGGACCTGGTCTAGTCTTGGGCATGGTGTATTCTTGCCTTGCTTGGGCCTATTGGACCTCCGTGAAAGTAATGCAGCCACAAGTGGTGGGCAGGGTCTTGAAACAGAAGCTGTTCTCCAGGATTTTCAGCATCATTGTAGCTTACTGGGCCTGCTTTGTACCATTCTGGGCCTGGCAACTAGCCAAGCTGTACTGGTCTGATGATTTGGAGATTGGTCCTACTACTCAGGCTTACCTCAATTTTGGCGTGACTTGCTTGACTTACGGTAACAGCTGCATCAATCCATTCCTTTATACCCTGCTCACCAGAAATTACCATGAATATATGGCAGCCcgtgggagagaaaggcaggttctCTTCAGAAGGAGGAGACATGAAGAGTCCGAAGCAGAATGCATACCTACAGCTCAAAGCCTATGTTGCCACAAAGAGGAATGCTTAAAGGAAGGAGGCAAAGGAAAATAA